A genomic segment from uncultured Desulfuromonas sp. encodes:
- a CDS encoding glycosyltransferase family 9 protein has translation MCSEVEKNYCYDLPGDWPKFCLKKYDLIVDTEQWYYLSAIIGRMLRARCRCGFATNLRGRLFSVTAEYRQDDYEPISFYHLLDALSISRPNEIPEAFLKVSQDATRAVGNMLEGVQTPFVAFFPGASVVEKCWAVDKFRAVAKHVRDIGFGVVLVGGPQERDVAEQILPSMGGAVNFAGCLSLMETAAVLEKAQLVISGDSGLLHLALGVGGKTISVFGPTNDKKWAPRGNGHHVVKCAVPCSPCARYGTIPTCLYDCRCMNGIKSEQVLAAIDSALLPKA, from the coding sequence ATGTGTTCTGAGGTCGAAAAGAATTATTGTTATGACCTGCCGGGAGATTGGCCAAAATTTTGTTTAAAAAAGTATGACCTGATTGTCGATACGGAGCAATGGTATTATCTTTCCGCCATTATTGGCCGGATGTTAAGAGCGCGCTGCCGGTGTGGTTTTGCAACGAATTTGCGTGGGCGATTGTTTTCGGTGACGGCTGAATATCGTCAGGATGATTATGAGCCGATCAGTTTTTATCACTTGCTTGATGCGTTGTCGATCTCACGTCCCAATGAGATTCCTGAAGCCTTTTTAAAGGTTTCGCAAGACGCAACACGAGCTGTTGGGAATATGCTGGAAGGTGTGCAAACACCCTTTGTTGCGTTTTTTCCTGGTGCGAGCGTTGTAGAGAAGTGTTGGGCTGTCGATAAGTTTCGTGCCGTTGCCAAGCATGTACGAGATATTGGGTTTGGTGTCGTGCTGGTTGGTGGGCCTCAGGAGCGTGATGTCGCAGAGCAGATTTTGCCTTCAATGGGAGGTGCAGTCAATTTTGCTGGATGCTTAAGCTTGATGGAAACCGCGGCTGTTCTTGAAAAAGCACAATTAGTCATTTCTGGGGATTCGGGATTGCTCCATCTTGCCTTAGGGGTAGGGGGTAAGACCATTTCTGTTTTTGGTCCGACCAACGATAAAAAGTGGGCGCCAAGGGGAAATGGACACCATGTTGTCAAATGCGCTGTGCCGTGTTCACCCTGTGCCCGTTATGGTACGATCCCGACGTGCCTTTATGATTGTCGTTGTATGAATGGAATTAAAAGTGAACAGGTTCTTGCCGCAATAGACAGCGCGTTGTTGCCCAAGGCTTAA